In Carassius gibelio isolate Cgi1373 ecotype wild population from Czech Republic chromosome B4, carGib1.2-hapl.c, whole genome shotgun sequence, one DNA window encodes the following:
- the LOC127956420 gene encoding potassium voltage-gated channel subfamily A member 1-like, translating into MYDGLFVLYSTGRFLNEHLNGLEMEIALVSFDKRGDGGSDGEPYQNQNSLDQPRLVHNKELYSRSPQQSSWKMNDMNNTMMGCTENTVDYYSPHLFEEDIMDMDHENNERVLINIAGLRFETQLGTLNQFPDTLLGDPDKRIKYFDPLRNEYFFDRNRPSFDGILYFYQSGGKIRRPVNVSIDVFADEIRFYQLGEEAMDRFREDEGFIKEEEKPLPQNEFQKQVWLIFEYPESSSPARGIAIVSVLVITISIITFCLETLPEFRDERELPVTSRAVNATQERPSLTFSDPFFIIETTCVIWFTFELFVRFFACPSKSEFSKTIMNIIDIMSIMPYFITLGTELAEQQGQEHNNGQQAMSLAILRVIRLVRVFRIFKLSRHSKGLQILGQTLKASMRELGLLIFFLFIGVILFSSAVFFAEADEPESHFSSIPDAFWWAVVTMTTVGYGDMRPVTVGGKIVGSLCAIAGVLTIALPVPVIVSNFNYFYHRETDQDQASLREEPNNGGPLNQCDDLHGLRKSSTSNSKDRDYNEETNIPVEKTNMKANSRMDIKRSLYTFCLDTRETDL; encoded by the coding sequence ATGTACGACGGGCTTTTCGTTTTGTATTCTACAGGTCGTTTTCTTAATGAACATTTAAATGGCTTGGAAATGGAGATAGCTTTGGTGAGCTTTGACAAGCGGGGTGATGGAGGCAGTGATGGAGAACCATATCAAAACCAAAACTCCCTGGATCAACCACGCTTGGTCCACAACAAAGAACTCTACTCGAGAAGTCCACAGCAGAGCTCGTGGAAAATGAACGACATGAACAACACAATGATGGGCTGCACTGAGAACACGGTGGATTATTACAGTCCCCATTTGTTTGAAGAGGACATTATGGATATGGACCATGAGAACAACGAACGGGTTCTTATCAATATCGCCGGCCTGAGGTTCGAGACGCAGCTGGGCACTCTGAACCAGTTTCCCGACACTTTACTGGGAGACCCGGACAAGAGAATCAAGTATTTCGACCCCCTCAGGAACGAGTATTTCTTTGACCGCAACAGACCGAGTTTTGACGGAATTCTCTATTTCTATCAGTCTGGCGGGAAAATCCGGCGACCCGTTAACGTGTCCATCGACGTGTTTGCCGACGAGATCCGCTTTTATCAGCTGGGAGAAGAAGCGATGGACCGTTTCCGCGAGGATGAGGGCTTTATCAAAGAAGAAGAGAAGCCGTTGCCACAGAACGAGTTTCAGAAACAGGTGTGGCTCATCTTTGAGTACCCGGAGAGCTCCAGTCCTGCGCGAGGCATAGCTATCGTCTCCGTCCTCGTCATCACCATCTCCATCATAACTTTCTGTCTTGAAACTTTACCCGAGTTTCGCGACGAGCGCGAGCTTCCGGTGACGAGTCGCGCGGTCAATGCGACTCAAGAGCGTCCGTCGCTCACCTTCAGCGACCCGTTCTTCATCATTGAAACCACCTGTGTGATTTGGTTCACATTTGAGCTCTTCGTGCGCTTCTTTGCCTGTCCTAGTAAGTCTGAATTCTCCAAAACCATCATGAACATCATTGACATTATGTCTATCATGCCTTACTTCATCACCTTGGGCACAGAGCTGGCGGAGCAGCAGGGCCAGGAGCACAATAACGGCCAGCAGGCCATGTCTCTAGCCATTCTGAGGGTCATTCGTTTGGTTCGGGTGTTTCGTATATTTAAGCTCTCTAGACACTCAAAGGGGCTTCAGATCTTGGGCCAGACTTTAAAAGCCAGCATGCGAGAGCTGGGCCTCTTGATCTTCTTTCTTTTCATTGGTGTCATATTATTCTCCAGTGCGGTCTTCTTCGCCGAGGCAGACGAACCCGAGTCTCACTTCTCCAGCATCCCAGACGCCTTCTGGTGGGCTGTGGTGACCATGACCACAGTCGGATATGGTGACATGAGACCGGTGACCGTGGGGGGCAAGATCGTGGGGTCTCTGTGTGCCATCGCAGGGGTGCTGACCATCGCGTTACCGGTGCCGGTCATTGTGTCTAACTTCAACTATTTCTACCACAGAGAAACCGACCAAGACCAGGCGTCTCTCAGAGAGGAGCCAAATAATGGTGGGCCTTTAAACCAATGTGACGATCTCCATGGACTGAGGAAATCATCAACCTCTAATTCAAAAGATAGAGActataatgaagaaacaaacattcCAGTTGAGAAGACTAACATGAAAGCTAACAGCAGGATGGATATTAAACGCTCCCTTTATACGTTTTGCTTGGACACTAGAGAAACTGACCTCTAG